The proteins below come from a single Serratia fonticola genomic window:
- the dppA gene encoding dipeptide ABC transporter periplasmic-binding protein DppA produces MTSSLGKSGILKFGIGLIALTVAASVQAKTLVYCSEGSPEGFNPQLFTSGTTYDASSVPIYNRLVEFKLGTTELEPGLAEKWDVSEDGKTYTFHLRKGVKWQDSKNFKPTRDFNADDVVYSFMRQLDANHPYHKVSGGSYEYFQGMGMQDLISKVEKVDDNTVRFTLTRPEAPFLADLGMDFASILSAEYADKMMKAGTPEKVDLNPVGTGPFQLLQYQKDSKILYKAFDGFWGTKPKIDRLVFSITPDASVRYAKLQKNECQVMPYPNPADIARMKQDKTINLMEQPGLNVGYLSFNTEKKPLDNVKVRQALTMAVNKQAIVDAVYQGAGQPAKNLIPPTMWGYNDEIKDYAYDPVKAKELLKEAGMPDGFSIDLWAMPVQRPYNPNARRMAEMIQSDWAKIGVNAKIVTYEWGEYLKRAKDGEHQTVMMGWTGDNGDPDNFFATLFSCAAAKDGSNYSRWCYKPFEDLIQPARSEANHDKRVELYKQAQVVMHDQAPALIVAHSTVYEPVRKEVKGYVVDPLGKHHFENVSLD; encoded by the coding sequence ATGACAAGTTCCTTGGGCAAATCAGGGATTCTGAAATTCGGTATCGGCCTGATTGCGCTGACCGTTGCGGCCAGCGTGCAGGCAAAGACGCTGGTTTACTGTTCTGAAGGTTCTCCTGAAGGGTTCAACCCGCAGTTGTTCACCTCCGGCACCACCTATGATGCCAGCTCAGTGCCAATCTATAACCGTCTGGTTGAGTTCAAACTGGGTACCACCGAACTGGAACCCGGCCTGGCAGAGAAGTGGGACGTCAGCGAAGACGGTAAAACCTATACCTTCCACCTGCGCAAAGGCGTGAAGTGGCAGGACAGCAAAAATTTCAAACCTACCCGTGATTTCAATGCCGACGACGTGGTGTACTCCTTCATGCGTCAGCTCGATGCAAACCACCCTTACCACAAGGTTTCTGGCGGCAGCTATGAATACTTCCAGGGTATGGGCATGCAGGACCTGATCAGCAAAGTCGAGAAAGTGGACGACAACACCGTACGCTTCACGCTGACCCGTCCAGAAGCGCCATTCCTGGCTGACCTGGGCATGGACTTCGCTTCCATCCTGTCTGCAGAATATGCCGACAAGATGATGAAAGCCGGTACGCCAGAGAAAGTGGACCTGAACCCAGTGGGTACCGGGCCGTTCCAACTGTTGCAGTACCAGAAAGACTCCAAAATCCTCTACAAGGCCTTTGACGGCTTCTGGGGTACCAAGCCGAAGATCGATCGCCTGGTGTTCTCCATCACGCCAGACGCCTCTGTGCGTTACGCCAAACTGCAGAAAAACGAGTGCCAGGTCATGCCGTACCCGAACCCGGCAGACATCGCTCGTATGAAGCAGGACAAAACCATCAACCTGATGGAACAGCCTGGCCTGAACGTCGGCTACCTGTCGTTCAACACCGAGAAGAAGCCGCTGGATAACGTGAAGGTGCGTCAGGCACTGACCATGGCGGTGAACAAGCAGGCCATCGTGGATGCGGTGTATCAGGGGGCGGGTCAACCTGCCAAGAACCTGATCCCACCAACCATGTGGGGCTATAACGACGAGATCAAAGATTACGCTTACGATCCGGTCAAGGCCAAAGAGCTGCTGAAAGAAGCGGGCATGCCAGATGGCTTCTCCATCGATCTGTGGGCGATGCCGGTACAGCGTCCGTATAACCCGAACGCACGTCGTATGGCTGAGATGATCCAGTCCGACTGGGCGAAAATTGGCGTCAATGCCAAGATCGTTACCTACGAGTGGGGCGAGTACCTCAAGCGTGCCAAAGACGGTGAGCATCAGACGGTGATGATGGGTTGGACCGGTGACAATGGGGATCCAGACAACTTCTTCGCCACGCTGTTTAGCTGTGCGGCCGCCAAAGATGGTTCCAACTATTCCCGTTGGTGCTACAAGCCGTTTGAGGATCTGATCCAACCGGCCCGTTCTGAAGCGAACCACGACAAACGCGTAGAACTCTACAAGCAGGCTCAGGTAGTGATGCACGATCAGGCTCCGGCATTGATTGTTGCCCACTCCACCGTTTATGAGCCAGTGCGTAAAGAAGTGAAGGGCTATGTGGTCGATCCGCTTGGTAAACATCACTTTGAGAACGTTTCTCTGGACTAA
- the dppB gene encoding dipeptide ABC transporter permease DppB — translation MLQFILRRLGLVIPTFIGITLLTFAFVHMIPGDPVTIMAGERGISAERHAQLMAEMGLDKPLYQQYFNYVTNVLHGDLGTSLKSRISVWEEFVPRFKATLELGLCAMLFAVIVGIPVGVLAAVRRGSVFDHTAVGISLTGYSMPIFWWGMMLIMLVSVQLNLTPVSGRISDTVFLDDSLPLTGFMLIDTLIWGEPGDFIDAVMHMILPAIVLGTIPLAVIVRMTRSSMLEVLGEDYIRTARAKGVSRMRVIVVHALRNALLPVVTVIGLQVGTMLAGAILTETIFSWPGLGRWLMDALQRRDYPVVQGGVLLVACMIILVNLLVDVLYGVVNPRIRHKK, via the coding sequence ATGTTGCAGTTCATACTCCGACGTTTGGGGTTAGTTATCCCAACGTTTATCGGCATAACGTTGCTGACTTTTGCATTCGTCCATATGATCCCCGGCGATCCGGTGACCATTATGGCCGGGGAACGCGGGATCTCCGCAGAGCGCCATGCCCAACTCATGGCAGAGATGGGGCTGGATAAACCGCTCTATCAACAATACTTCAATTACGTCACCAACGTGCTGCATGGCGATTTGGGGACGTCCCTCAAGAGCCGTATCTCCGTGTGGGAAGAGTTTGTGCCGCGCTTTAAGGCCACCCTGGAACTGGGCCTGTGCGCGATGCTCTTCGCGGTGATTGTCGGTATCCCGGTGGGGGTGCTGGCGGCCGTCAGGCGAGGTTCGGTGTTTGACCATACCGCCGTGGGTATCTCCCTGACCGGTTATTCCATGCCGATCTTCTGGTGGGGCATGATGCTGATCATGCTGGTTTCGGTACAGCTCAACCTCACGCCCGTATCGGGGCGAATAAGCGATACGGTCTTCCTCGATGACAGCCTGCCGCTGACCGGCTTTATGCTGATCGACACCCTGATCTGGGGTGAGCCGGGTGATTTCATCGACGCCGTGATGCATATGATCCTGCCCGCCATCGTATTGGGCACCATCCCGCTGGCGGTTATCGTGCGTATGACCCGCTCCTCCATGCTGGAAGTGCTGGGTGAAGACTATATCCGTACCGCGCGCGCCAAGGGTGTGAGCCGTATGCGGGTGATCGTGGTACACGCATTGCGTAACGCCTTGCTGCCGGTGGTGACGGTGATCGGCCTACAAGTTGGCACCATGCTGGCCGGGGCGATCCTGACCGAAACCATCTTCTCCTGGCCGGGGCTTGGCCGCTGGCTGATGGATGCGTTGCAACGCCGTGATTACCCGGTTGTTCAGGGCGGCGTATTGCTGGTCGCCTGTATGATTATTCTGGTTAACCTGCTGGTAGACGTGCTCTACGGCGTGGTCAACCCGCGTATTCGCCACAAGAAATAA
- the dppC gene encoding dipeptide ABC transporter permease DppC — MSQITESVVKGAPKPMTPFQEFWHYFKRNKGAVVGLVYIVIMLVVAVGAGFLAPHAPAEQFRDALLRPPVWETGGSWKFILGTDDVGRDVLSRLMYGARLSLLVGCLVVVLSLVMGVVFGLLAGYFGGVVDAIIMRVVDIMLALPSLLLALVLVAVFGPSIVNASLALTFVALPHYVRLTRAAVLVEVNRDYVTASRVAGAGAARQMFVNILPNCLAPLIVQASLGFSNAILDMAALGFLGMGAQPPTPEWGTMLSDVLQFAQSAWWVVTFPGVAILLTVLAFNLMGDGLRDALDPKLKQ, encoded by the coding sequence ATGTCTCAAATTACCGAGTCTGTAGTGAAAGGTGCGCCGAAGCCAATGACCCCGTTCCAGGAGTTTTGGCACTATTTCAAGCGCAACAAAGGGGCCGTGGTTGGCCTGGTTTATATCGTTATCATGCTGGTGGTTGCAGTGGGGGCCGGGTTCCTGGCTCCACATGCGCCTGCCGAACAGTTCCGTGATGCCCTGCTTAGGCCGCCGGTCTGGGAGACGGGTGGCAGCTGGAAGTTTATTCTGGGTACCGACGATGTCGGCCGTGATGTGCTGTCGCGTCTGATGTACGGTGCCAGGCTCTCGCTGTTGGTCGGCTGCCTGGTGGTGGTGCTTTCGCTGGTGATGGGCGTGGTATTCGGCCTGTTGGCCGGTTATTTCGGCGGCGTAGTCGATGCCATTATCATGCGCGTGGTCGATATCATGCTGGCACTGCCAAGCCTGCTTTTGGCGTTGGTGCTGGTGGCGGTGTTTGGGCCCTCGATCGTTAACGCCTCGCTGGCGCTGACCTTCGTTGCTTTGCCGCACTATGTCCGCTTGACCCGCGCTGCGGTACTGGTGGAAGTGAACCGCGATTACGTGACGGCTTCCCGCGTGGCGGGGGCTGGGGCGGCGCGTCAGATGTTCGTCAATATCCTGCCAAACTGCCTGGCACCACTGATCGTGCAGGCTTCTCTCGGTTTCTCGAACGCCATTCTGGATATGGCCGCTCTCGGCTTCCTGGGTATGGGTGCGCAACCGCCAACGCCGGAGTGGGGCACCATGCTCTCCGACGTACTGCAGTTCGCGCAAAGTGCCTGGTGGGTTGTGACCTTCCCAGGGGTGGCCATTCTGCTGACGGTTTTGGCCTTTAACCTGATGGGGGACGGCTTGCGTGATGCTCTCGACCCCAAACTCAAGCAGTAA
- the dppD gene encoding dipeptide ABC transporter ATP-binding protein: MALLNVDKLSVHFGDEGAPFRAVDRISYSVEQGQVVGIVGESGSGKSVSSLAIMGLIDYPGKVMADKLEFNGQDLRKISEKERRQLVGSEVAMIFQDPMTSLNPCYTVGFQIMEALKVHQGGNRRTRRQRAIDLLNQVGIPDPASRLDVYPHQLSGGMSQRVMIAMAIACRPKLLIADEPTTALDVTIQAQIIELLLELQQRENMALLLITHDLALVAEAAHHIIVMYAGQVVESGKAVEIFRSPRHPYTQALLRALPEFATDKARLASLPGVVPGKYDRPQGCLLNPRCPYATQHCREEEPELRSIPGRQVKCHTPLDDAGRPTV; this comes from the coding sequence ATGGCGTTATTAAATGTAGACAAGCTTTCGGTGCACTTCGGTGACGAAGGTGCGCCGTTCCGCGCGGTAGACCGAATCAGCTACAGCGTAGAACAGGGGCAGGTGGTTGGCATCGTCGGCGAATCCGGCTCTGGTAAATCCGTCAGCTCGCTGGCGATCATGGGATTGATCGATTATCCCGGCAAGGTGATGGCTGACAAGCTGGAGTTCAACGGCCAGGATCTGCGGAAAATCTCGGAAAAAGAGCGCCGCCAGCTGGTGGGCTCCGAAGTCGCGATGATCTTCCAGGATCCGATGACCAGCCTGAACCCGTGCTATACCGTCGGTTTCCAGATTATGGAAGCGCTGAAGGTGCATCAGGGCGGTAACCGCCGCACTCGTCGCCAACGCGCTATCGATCTGCTCAATCAGGTAGGCATTCCCGATCCGGCCTCACGGCTGGACGTTTACCCTCATCAGCTTTCCGGCGGGATGAGCCAGCGTGTGATGATCGCCATGGCGATCGCCTGCCGGCCCAAGCTGCTGATTGCGGATGAACCGACGACCGCGCTCGACGTGACCATTCAGGCCCAGATCATTGAGCTACTGCTCGAGCTGCAACAGCGCGAAAATATGGCACTGCTGCTGATCACCCACGATCTGGCGCTGGTGGCGGAAGCGGCACACCACATCATCGTGATGTATGCCGGGCAGGTAGTGGAATCTGGCAAGGCGGTAGAAATTTTCCGTTCGCCGCGCCACCCGTACACCCAGGCACTGCTGCGCGCATTGCCGGAGTTTGCTACCGACAAGGCGCGTTTGGCCTCGCTGCCTGGCGTGGTGCCGGGCAAGTACGATCGGCCACAAGGCTGCTTGCTGAATCCGCGTTGCCCGTATGCAACCCAACACTGTCGCGAAGAAGAGCCGGAACTGCGCAGCATTCCCGGCCGTCAGGTTAAATGTCACACACCGCTGGATGATGCGGGGAGGCCGACCGTATGA
- the dppF gene encoding dipeptide ABC transporter ATP-binding subunit DppF has product MSQNHPLLQAIDLKKHYPVKKGLFAPERLVKALDGVSFTLERGKTLAVVGESGCGKSTLGRLLTMIEIPTGGELYYQGQDLLKPDVTAEKLRRQKIQIVFQNPYGSLNPRKKVGQILEEPLLINTSLSSAERREKALEMMAKVGLKTEHYDRYPHMFSGGQRQRIAIARGLMLNPDVVIADEPVSALDVSVRAQVLNLMMDLQQDLGLSYVFISHDLSVVEHIADEVMVMYLGRCVEKGSKDAIFNNPRHPYTQALLSATPRLNPDMRRERIKLTGELPSPMNPPPGCAFNARCRCAFGTCTQLQPQLKQYGDQQVACFAVDQDEAAGS; this is encoded by the coding sequence ATGAGCCAGAATCACCCTTTATTGCAGGCCATTGACCTGAAAAAACACTACCCGGTCAAGAAGGGGCTGTTTGCCCCGGAACGACTGGTGAAGGCGCTGGACGGGGTTTCCTTTACCCTTGAGCGTGGTAAAACCCTGGCAGTGGTTGGGGAGTCTGGCTGTGGCAAGTCCACGCTGGGCCGCCTGCTGACCATGATCGAAATCCCTACCGGCGGTGAGCTGTACTATCAGGGGCAAGATCTGCTTAAGCCGGACGTGACGGCAGAGAAGCTGCGCCGCCAGAAGATCCAGATCGTGTTCCAGAATCCTTACGGATCGCTTAACCCTCGTAAGAAGGTGGGGCAGATCCTCGAGGAGCCGCTGTTGATCAACACCTCGTTGAGCAGCGCCGAACGGCGTGAGAAAGCGCTGGAGATGATGGCGAAGGTCGGCCTGAAAACCGAACATTACGACCGTTATCCGCATATGTTCTCCGGTGGCCAGCGGCAACGTATCGCCATTGCGCGTGGGCTGATGCTCAACCCGGACGTGGTGATTGCCGATGAGCCAGTCTCTGCGCTGGACGTGTCCGTGCGTGCGCAGGTGCTGAACCTGATGATGGATCTGCAACAGGATCTGGGGCTGTCTTACGTGTTCATCTCCCACGATCTGTCAGTGGTGGAGCACATTGCTGATGAAGTGATGGTGATGTACCTTGGCCGCTGTGTGGAGAAGGGCAGTAAAGACGCCATCTTCAATAACCCGCGCCATCCGTACACTCAGGCACTGCTGTCCGCTACGCCGCGCCTGAACCCGGATATGCGCCGGGAGCGCATCAAGCTGACCGGTGAACTGCCAAGCCCGATGAACCCACCACCGGGCTGTGCATTCAACGCCCGCTGCCGCTGTGCCTTTGGCACCTGCACCCAGCTGCAACCGCAGCTCAAGCAGTATGGTGATCAGCAGGTGGCGTGTTTTGCCGTCGACCAGGATGAAGCTGCGGGGTCTTGA
- a CDS encoding RES family NAD+ phosphorylase — MMIIEYEGNLHDRLTKIMDLEDQGKLRVTKLIAAGAGYYKLQDQYYGGKGVFFNPNSENRFSLPDKSKWPMYLAESPHTACSEFYQNEEFIDRSDYTTNCMVEISVQKPLKVFDETRLAPHLRISVGDLMGPRSVYIFTQKLSKALADHADGLEYLSRHNGQPCVVLWSDKLDGGGILLTTSVTRLSKYEHQGKTARQILKSECNLRITG; from the coding sequence ATGATGATTATCGAATATGAGGGTAATTTACATGATCGCCTAACAAAAATTATGGACCTGGAAGACCAGGGCAAGCTGCGGGTAACGAAACTTATCGCCGCGGGGGCGGGTTATTACAAATTGCAGGATCAGTATTATGGCGGAAAAGGTGTCTTTTTTAACCCCAATAGCGAAAACCGTTTCTCATTGCCCGATAAGTCTAAATGGCCGATGTATCTGGCTGAGTCGCCTCATACCGCATGTAGTGAGTTCTATCAGAATGAGGAATTCATTGACCGTTCGGATTATACAACGAACTGTATGGTGGAAATCTCGGTGCAAAAGCCGCTGAAGGTCTTTGACGAAACTCGGCTGGCTCCGCATTTGAGGATCTCCGTCGGGGATTTGATGGGGCCAAGATCTGTCTACATTTTCACCCAAAAACTGTCGAAAGCGCTGGCTGATCATGCAGACGGACTAGAGTATTTGTCCCGGCATAATGGGCAGCCCTGTGTGGTACTTTGGTCCGATAAACTCGATGGGGGTGGGATATTGTTAACGACATCAGTGACTAGACTGAGTAAGTATGAACACCAGGGAAAAACCGCCAGGCAGATCCTCAAGTCCGAATGTAACTTACGGATCACAGGATAA
- the bcsG gene encoding cellulose biosynthesis protein BcsG, whose product MSDDKKTQPDNTLWRYWRGLGGWNFYFLAKFGLLWFGYLNFHALPNLVFMAFLLMPIPSPRWHRWRHLIAIPIGIGLFYHDTWLPGINSILSQGSQLTGFSADYLLELINRFINWQMIGAAFVLLIAYLFLAQWIRITVFTVAALVWLNVVNIAGPAVSLLPATNTAAVTDTPSTPATATTPGGNLPAANGPPTNANLTAYLEQFYQQEKARATTFPAALPADAQPFDVLIINICSLAWADLDAVNLRNHPLWAKMDIMFTNFNSATAYSGPAAIRLLRASCGQPSHHDLYQPANQQCYLFDNLAKLGFKEQLMLDHSGVFGDFLKELREQGDMQAPLMSQAGIGNELASFDGEPIYNDLQLLNRWLDLQKKEGDARTATFFNLIPLHDGNRFVGGKKTADYQPRAQQLFDQLNTFLDELQKSGRKVMVVIVPEHGAALAGDKMQMSGLRDIPSLNITHTPVGIKLVGMQAPHQGSPVDIKTPSSYLALSELVSRLVDGKVFTAPSVDWQVLTQNLPQTAVISENDNAIVMQYQGKAYIRLNGGDWVPYPQ is encoded by the coding sequence ATGAGTGACGATAAAAAAACGCAGCCTGACAATACTTTATGGCGATACTGGCGCGGTCTTGGCGGCTGGAACTTCTATTTCCTGGCCAAGTTCGGCCTGCTGTGGTTCGGCTATCTGAACTTCCATGCGCTGCCCAACCTGGTGTTTATGGCCTTTTTACTGATGCCGATCCCGTCGCCGCGCTGGCACCGTTGGCGTCACCTGATCGCCATTCCTATCGGTATCGGTTTGTTCTACCACGACACCTGGCTGCCGGGGATTAACAGCATCCTTAGCCAGGGCTCGCAGCTCACCGGTTTCAGCGCGGATTACCTGCTGGAGTTGATTAACCGCTTTATCAACTGGCAGATGATTGGCGCCGCCTTCGTGCTGCTGATTGCCTACCTGTTCCTGGCCCAATGGATACGCATCACGGTGTTTACCGTGGCGGCATTGGTGTGGTTGAACGTGGTCAATATTGCTGGCCCAGCGGTCTCCTTGCTGCCTGCCACCAACACCGCAGCGGTGACGGATACCCCGTCAACACCGGCCACGGCGACGACACCAGGCGGCAATCTGCCTGCGGCCAATGGCCCACCGACCAACGCCAACCTCACGGCCTACCTGGAACAGTTCTACCAGCAGGAAAAAGCCCGGGCGACCACCTTCCCGGCAGCCTTACCCGCCGATGCCCAGCCGTTTGACGTGCTGATCATCAACATCTGCTCGTTGGCCTGGGCCGATCTGGACGCCGTCAATCTGCGTAACCATCCGCTGTGGGCCAAGATGGACATTATGTTCACCAACTTTAACTCGGCCACCGCGTACAGCGGCCCGGCGGCTATCCGCCTGTTACGCGCCAGCTGCGGCCAGCCTTCGCATCATGATCTGTATCAGCCCGCCAATCAGCAGTGCTACCTGTTTGATAACCTGGCTAAACTAGGCTTCAAAGAGCAGCTGATGCTGGACCACTCCGGCGTGTTTGGTGACTTCCTGAAAGAGCTGCGTGAACAAGGTGATATGCAGGCTCCGCTGATGTCGCAGGCTGGGATCGGCAATGAGCTGGCTTCATTCGACGGTGAACCGATCTACAACGATCTGCAACTGCTCAACCGTTGGCTCGATCTACAGAAAAAAGAAGGTGATGCTCGCACCGCGACCTTCTTTAACCTGATCCCACTGCATGACGGCAACCGCTTTGTGGGTGGCAAAAAGACCGCCGATTACCAGCCCCGGGCACAGCAACTCTTCGATCAGCTGAACACCTTCCTCGATGAGCTACAGAAATCCGGGCGTAAGGTGATGGTGGTGATCGTGCCGGAGCACGGTGCGGCACTGGCGGGCGACAAAATGCAGATGTCTGGCCTGCGGGATATCCCAAGCCTGAACATTACCCATACGCCGGTGGGTATAAAACTGGTTGGTATGCAGGCCCCGCATCAGGGCAGCCCGGTAGACATTAAAACGCCAAGCAGCTATCTGGCGCTGTCCGAGCTAGTCTCGCGGTTGGTGGACGGCAAGGTGTTTACTGCGCCAAGCGTCGACTGGCAAGTGCTGACTCAGAACCTGCCGCAGACTGCAGTGATCTCTGAGAATGACAATGCCATCGTGATGCAGTATCAGGGCAAGGCGTATATTCGGCTTAATGGTGGGGACTGGGTGCCTTATCCCCAGTAA
- the bcsF gene encoding cellulose biosynthesis protein BcsF, giving the protein MNALDDIVQLVILCAIVFIPTGYLLHRRFPNWQRSWQNLLLSPRYLKSAGLWVRTGSTSQIKRKK; this is encoded by the coding sequence ATGAACGCACTCGACGATATCGTGCAACTGGTGATCCTGTGCGCCATAGTGTTTATCCCTACGGGATACCTGCTGCATCGCCGTTTCCCCAACTGGCAGCGATCTTGGCAGAATTTGTTGTTATCACCGCGCTATTTAAAGTCGGCAGGGCTATGGGTGCGCACAGGTTCCACCTCTCAAATCAAGCGTAAAAAATAA